The genomic stretch CGTCGACGTCACCGATGAACCTCAGTGTGATGTGGTAATTCTCGACATCGATCCAACGCGCTCCAGGGAGACCGCCGCGAAGCAATGAGAGGCTCATGGCCGCATTGCGCGGAATTTCGAGGGCAGTGAACAATCTCGGCATGGCGAGCTCCCCGAATCTCTTGCAGATGCGAACAGCGAATCATGCATGGACCTCGGGCGCAAGGGCTTATTTTTGCGCCTGCTCAATCCGTGCCAAGAGCTCCTCGACTTTCGGAAGCATTCGATCGGCCATCACCGCAAGGCCTTCAGTGTTCGGATGCATGCCATCCTCCAGCAAGAGATTGGCCTGAGTGACAACGCCATCGAGAATGAAGGGGTAGAGCGGTATGCCGTATTTCTCAGCCAACCTGGGATAAATCGCATTGAATTCTTCTGCATACTGATCGCCCATGTTGGGAGGCGCCAACATGCCAACCAGAAGAACCTGCACTTTCCGTTCAGTGAGGCGTTGCAGGATCGCATCAAGATTGCGCTCCGTCTGGGCCGGAGGGATCCCTCGAAGCGCATCATTGGCTCCAAGTTCCAGGATCACACCATCCGTATCATCCGGGACGGACCAGTCGACCCTCGACAATCCCCCCGCCGTTGTATCGCCTGAAACCCCCGCATTGGTAATGGTGACGTCGTGGCCCTTGGCTCGGAGTTCCCGCTCGAGCTGGGCAGGGAGTGCATCTTCCTGCGGTAGCTGATAGCCAGCCATGAGACTGTCACCGAGCCCTACGAGCTTGACGGTTTCCGCCTGTGCAAAGCGATATCCGCCGGAAAAGGCGACCATAATCACGGCTAAATGAAGAAGCGCAGCTTTAAAATTCATATTGCCTTCCCTAGATCTGCCAACAATGTACATCGGATCATAGGCCTGACCCGGGTCTCATATAGGACGGCTGAGTGTGAGAAAAACCATCATCGAACTGAAAAATGCTGATTTGACCTTGGGCAATGCAGCGGCGTCCGTCCATGTTTTGAAAAACATTGATCTTTCCATTTCTGCCGGCGAAGCTGTAGGCATCGTCGGCCCCTCCGGTTCAGGCAAATCAACCCTATTGATGGTTCTCGCCGGCCTGGAGCAGCTCGACAGCGGCGAAATCAATGTCAACGATACACCGCTGCACAAGCTCAGCGAAGACGCTCTTGCCGATTTCCGCGGCAAGAACATCGGGATCGTGTTTCAGTCCTTTCACTTGATCGCGAACATGACGGCTCTTGAAAATGTTGCGGTTCCGCTTGAGCTGGCCAATACGACAGGTGCCTTCGACATCGCTCGTCGGGAGTTGGAAGCTGTCGGTCTGGGCGAACGGCTCAACCATTATCCGGGTCAGCTGTCCGGTGGCGAACAACAGCGCGTTGCCATAGCACGGGCATTGGCTCCTTCCCCCGCAGTCCTGATTGCGGATGAGCCGACGGGTAATCTCGACACCGATACGGGCCGTCAAATTGCAGATCTCTTGTTCAACAAGCAGGCCGAACGCGGGATGACACTTGTCCTTGTCACCCATGACCCTTCACTGGCAGCGCGCTGCTCTCGCCAGATCCGCGTTGCCTCAGGTCGTATTGCAGGTGACAGCGTGCCATTGAAAAAAGTCCAGGAGACGTTGAGCGCATGAACGGCTCCCTGCAAAAGATCAAGGTGGCCTTCCGCATTGCTCTGCGCGAGCTGCGAGGCGGCCTGAAGGGTTTCTACATTTTTCTAGCCTGTATAGCACTTGGAACAGCCGCAATCGCAGCGGTCAATTCTGTTTCCATGGCGATCACCGAGGCTATTTCCTCTGAAGGCCGCACGCTTCTGGCAGGTGACATTCGCTTTGAACTGGACAATCGAGAAGCGGATGCAGACGAACTCCGTTTCCTTGAAAGCATGGGCACTGTCTCGGTCTCAACCGGGTTGCGATCCATGGCTCGGTTGCCGGACGGCTCAGACCAGTCTCTGGTCGAGGTTAAGGCAGTCGATCAGGAATATCCCCTTTATGGCACCTTTGTCGCAGACCCCGACTTGCCGCTTTCTGATCTTTTGGCAGAACGCGACGGTGTTTGGGGTGCAGTCGCAGCTCCACTGTTGCTGGAGCGGATGGGGATGCAGGTAGGTGACGAGATCCTGCTTGGGAACGCCCGCTTCCGGATCACGGCCTCCATCGTGACAGAGCCGGACTCGATTTCCGATGGCTTTGGTTTCGCTCCAAGGTTCTTGACGAGCAGAGCGGGCCTCCAATCCTCGGGCCTGATTGCAACGGGAAGCCTAGTTGAGCATGCCTATAAGATCAGGCTTGACGATCAGGCAATGACCACCGAGCAGATCCGTAAGCAGGCGCAGGACCAGTTTCCGAGTGCGGGTTGGTCCATCAGGGGAAGCGACCGGGCAGCGCCTGCACTGACCGAAAACATAGAACGCTTCTCGCAGTTCCTTACCTTGGTTGGCCTTACGGCACTCGTCGTTGGCGGCGTTGGTGTCGCCAATGCCGTGCGTGCCTTCCTCGATTCAAAGCGAACAGTTATTGCAACGCTGAAATGTGTAGGTGCACCTGCCGCCGTGGTGGTCATGGTCTATCTGATCCAGATCACGCTGGTCGCTGCAATTGGCATTGGATTTGGTCTTATCCTGGGTGCTATCGCACCGATTGCTGCCGCAAGCTACTTGTCGGGCATATTGCCGATCTCAGCCGAGCCAACGCTTTACCCAAGGGCTCTCTTGCTGGCAGCCATGTTTGGTGTTCTGGTAACGCTTGCCTTTGCGATCTTGCCTCTCGGTCACGCCCGCAAGGTTCCGGCGACGGCGCTCTTCAGGGAACAGGGGTTTGACACAACCGGGCTTCCGTCTTGGCCTTATGTTCTGGCAACAGGTATCGCACTTGCGCTTCTTGCAGCCCTCGCAATCTTTACGTCTGAACAGCAGAGAATCGCGACAATCTTTCTGGCAGCGATGGCCGGTGGCTTCATCTTGCTGCGCGCTGTCGCTTATGTGATTGCTATGGCAGCACGCCGCAGCCCCGTCGTTCACTCCGCAGCACTACGGCTCGCGATCGGCAATATTCACCGTCCCGGCGCTCTGACGCCCGCAGTGACGCTGTCACTTGGTCTCGGTTTGACACTGCTCGTTGCGCTCGCTCTCATTGACGGAAACCTGAGGCGAGAACTGACCGGCAATCTTCCCGAACGCGCTCCCAACTTCTTCTTTGTCGACATTCAGGGGTCGGAAATCGATGCCTTCAGAACACTCGTCGAGGGACAGGCACCTGAAGGCAAACTGATCGAAGTACCCATGCTGAGAGGCCGCATCCTCGAACTGAACGGCGTTGACGTTGCCAAGGTCGATGTTCCGCCAGAAGGACGTTGGGTTCTACGAGGCGATCGAGGCCTGACCTATGCGCAGAATGTGCCAGAAAACAGCGCCGTTACCGAAGGAAGCTGGTGGGCACCCGACTATACCGGTGAGCCGCTGGTCTCGTTCTCGGCACAGGAAGCCAGTGAACTTGGCCTGAAGATCGGCGACACGATTACGGTCAATGTGCTTGGTCGCAACATCACGGCCCGGATCGCCAACTTCCGTTCCGTTGAATGGGAAAGCCTGTCCATGAACTTCGTGATGGTTTTCTCTCCCAATACCTTTGCTGGTGCTCCGCATGCCTGGCTCGCAACCCTGATTGATGGCGATGCAACAGCCGCAGAAGAGGCAGCCATACTGCGGTCCGTTACGCAAACCTTCCCGACCATTACGACCGTGCGCGTAAAGGACGCTCTTGAGGTGGTGGACCGAGTAGTCGGGCAACTTGCAACGGCGATACGGGCCGCAGCAGCGATTGCTTTGATTGCATCGGTCCTGGTTCTGTCGGGAGCACTCGCAGCCGGCAACCGGGCCCGCACCCACGACGCGGTGGTGCTGAAGACACTCGGGGCGACCCGATCTATGCTCATTCGCGCCTTCACCTATGAATACTTGCTTCTGGGCGCAGCAACCGCCGTATTTGCCCTTATCGCAGGAGGTGGCATAGCGTGGTTCGTCTTGAGCCAGATCATGAACCTGCCGTCAAACTTCCTGCCAGATGTTGCCGCTATGACTCTTGCTTTGGCACTGGTCGTGACCATCGGTGTAGGACTGGCGGGCACCTGGCGTATCCTGGGACAAAAAGCAGCTCCAATCCTCAGGGAGCTATAAGACCAATAAGCAGGGAGTGTCCGGCTTATGGACCTCCCTGCTCCTCATCTCAAGCATCTCCAAGGCATACGAAGCATCAACTATTACATCGAATTAAGGTACCGGGCCTTGTGGCTGGAGCCTTAAAACCTCATATTCTTACTACGCATGCTGAACTCCGCAGCGGCGCCGGGTCACCCGTTGACAACCCTCGGAGCTTCAAAAGAGGAAAAGATGTCTGAACTTCGTAACTATCAAAGCCGGGCGGGCCAAAGCCAGTCGGCCCAGATGATCGACGAAGGTCTGCGCGCCTATATGCTCAAGGTTTACAACCTCATGGCGCTCGGCCTTGCGATCACCGGCATCGCGGCTTTTGCAACCTTCCAGATGGCGGTTTCCAGCCCCGCTTTTGCCCAGGCGATTTACGGCTCGCCTCTGCGTTGGGTGGTCATTCTGGCCCCGCTTGCAATGGTGTTTTTCTTGAGCTTTCGCATTCACAAGATGAGCGTGGCGGCGGCGCAGACAACCTTTTGGGTCTATGCTGCACTCATGGGCCTGTCCCTGTCGTCGATCTTCCTCATCTATACCGGCGCTAGCATTGTACAGACATTCTTCGTGACAGCGGCTTCCTTTGGTGCGCTGTCGCTTTATGGCTACACGACCAAGCGTGATCTGTCGGCCATGGGCTCGTTCCTGATGATGGGTCTGTTCGGTCTTATCATTGCATCGCTGGTGAATCTGTTTATGGCGTCCTCCGCGCTCGATTTCGCGATCTCGGTCATTGGTGTTCTGATTTTTGCCGGTCTGACGGCCTATGACACGCAAGCCATCAAGGAATCCTACCATGAATCCGCTTCAAGCGAGATTGCAGGTCGAAACGCGATCATGGGCGCCTTGAAGCTCTATCTGGACTTCATCAACCTGTTCCTGTTCCTGCTGCGTTTCCTTGGAAATCGCAACTGATCAAGAGCATCATCAAACGATCTGAACCCCGCTCCGGCGGGGTTTTTTGTGCCTATTGCCCAACAAAAGGGGATAACCTTAGGCGAACAAAGAAAAACCTCCGGCGGGAACCGGAGGTTTTGCAAATAGTCTTATAAGAGCAGCTGCAAAATTATGCGGCTTCTTCTTCCTGCGCATCGTCCTCGTCAAGCGTCTTGCCACGCTTGGGGCCCTTGGCAAGATTAACCTCTACGAGACGCACAGCCTCGGTCTCGGACATCTTGTTGACAGCTGCAATCTCACGCGCCATCCGGTCGAGGGCAGCTTCGTAAAGCTGGCGCTCGGAATAGGACTGTTCCGGCTGGTTTTCAGCACGATAGAGATCGCGCACCACCTCAGCGATCGAAATCAGGTCACCGGAATTGATCTTCGCGTCATACTCCTGCGCACGACGGGACCACATGGTCCGCTTGACGCGAGCCTTGCCCTGCACGACCTTGAGCGCGCGATCAACAAAGTCCGTCTCGGACAGCTTGCGCATGCCGATGCTGACAGCTTTTGCGACAGGAACTTTCAGACGCATCTTGTCTTTTTCGAAATCGATCACGAAAAGCTCAAGCTTCATGCCAGCGACTTCTTGCTCTTCGATAGCGCTGATGGTACCCACACCATGTGCCGGATAAACGATCGACTCGCCTGTCTTGAAACCATGGCGCGTGGGGGATTTCTTCTGCTGGGTCGTCATTCTAGTCAAAAACTCCCTGTTTTGCTTCCGGCTTTCTGCCGGCGCCGGGTCGGTCAGGCCCGGATGAGACGGGGGAAACCGTCAGGTCACTCCATCCTGATCCAGCCCGTCACGCGCAAACATAACGACCATCGCGACAGCGACACGACACATGAACGTCGTTAATGTCACGGACACCGCGGTTGGTTGTAAGTGTGCTTTCGTGATGGTTCAGGGCATATCTATGCCGCAAAGTGGAACAGTTTTAATAAGCTAGCACAAAAAGACGCGGAAATCAATATTTTACTGCATCGCGCCTTGCACGTGACGAATCAGCGGCACAAAGAAGGAAAGCCATGGGCAAACAGTGGACCATTTGGGTGGAGCCACAGACCGAGGGCCGTCCCTGTAGCAATCAATCACCAGAGCCGGGCTTTTCAGAGAAGTAGAGTTCATACTTCCCTTCAACTCCGTCCATCTCCTTGGCCTCAGGCATGGGCTCCTTCTTGACGGTGATGTTGGGCCAGATCTTCGCGAATTCGGTATTGATCTTCAGCCACTTGTCGAGCCCCGGCTCGGTGTCGGGCTTGATCGCCTCGGCGGGACATTCCGGCTCACACACGCCGCAGTCAATGCACTCGTCGGGATGGATTACGAGGAAGTTTTCACCCTCATAGAAACAATCAACCGGGCAGACTTCCACGCAATCCGTATACTTGCAGCGAATACAGTTGTCAGTGACGATATAGGTCATGCAGCACTCCAGAAGGGCGTCTCGGGTCCGGCTCAGGGTGAATCTCATTCGAACCGACTGAGCAGGGGCGTCGGATATCCGACCACCCGGTTGGAAATTTTATACAGGCTTGTGAGCTACTGCGTTCTAAACGCCATGGCAAGGATAAACAATTCGCCATTGAGCCGCAGGAGAAGAGATTTTTCTAATCCTCCAGCCAGTCGTTTCGGGAGCGGAATTCATCCAACGCACGCCGCTCACGCTTGGTCGGCCTGCCGGCGCCGGGAGCTCTCACGGCTTGATCTAACGCTGACAGTTTCTCCTGCTCGGAGGGAGCTGGTGTCAGATCTTCGTAAAGACGCCTTGCTTCTTCGTAAGGTCCTCGGCGCTCTCCGGGCGCTACCACGACCAGAACAAGATCGCGCCGCTCAAGCGCAACCTCAATTTTGTCCCCAGCCTTCAAGAGATGGCTCGGTTGGCGCACCGTCTGGCCGTTGACCTTGACATGACCGGCAGCCACACGCTCCTGGGCAAGACTTCTGGATTTGGTGACACGGGCAAAGAAGAGCCACTTGTCGATGCGCTGGCGCGAACCGCTCTGTGCCGCTTCCTGGCTCATCTCACTTCTTCATCTGCTCCTTGAGCGCGGCAAGCTTTGCGAAGGGTGAGTCCGGATCCACGGGCTTTTCCTTGCGCGGTGGCTTGGCTTCAAAACGGTTGCCTTGAGCCTTTGTATCCCGGTCCGGTCGAGGTCCGCGATCGTTTCGGTCGCCCTTGCCACTGAAGCCACCCTTGTTGCTGTCACGGTCACGGTTCTTGCCGAACTGCTCCTTGCGATTGTCGCGAGCGCGCTCGTCGCGGCGCCCTTCACTGCGCCCGTCTGTACGCGCATCGCCCTGTGCACGCTGGCCCTGGCCACGACGGTCAGGTTGACGAGCACCACCACGCTGGTTGTCATTGCGTCCGCCCGGACGCCACAACAGGACTGGCTTCGGCTCAGCCGGCGCTTGATCTTCGCCAAGTGCAGCATCGACGATAGCGGCTGCCGGCGTCACATCCTGCGAAACGTCTACGGGCTTCTGCCCCTCATCAACCACAGCAGAGGCATCGCCAGCATCCTCCTTGTCCGCATCATCGGCCTCCGCATCATCGGCGGCAGTGGCGTTATCAGCGGCTGCTGAAGCGGACGGCGACTGGGCAGCGAGGAATGCCGCGGCTTCTTCAGCCGTCACGCTGTCAGCCCGATAACCCAGCCCTTTCAAAATCTCTTCCATATCATCCGGCGTGGCGCCCAGAATGGACAGCATTGCCGTCGTCGTTGTAAAGCGGCGCCCGTCATACGCCCCCTCAGGACGCGCGCTTGTGCCGGGTTTCCACTGGAGAAGTGGGCGAATGAGATCGGCAAGCCGCTCAAGAATGTCAATTCGAACGGCGCGCTTACCAAGGAAGCGGAAACCGGCAAGCTTGTAAAAGGTCCGCTCGAAGCTGGTATCCGTTACGACTGACGTACGACCGGCAGCCAGAATTGGAATGAGATCGCCATAACCGGGCTTGTCCAGGCCGTCGTTCTTCAAGGCCCAGAGCAGTGTAATGAGCTCGGCCGGAGCAGGCTTGAGCAGAGCCGGCATGAAGATGTGATAAGCACCGAAGCGTACTCCATAACGACGCATTGATGCGCGCGCATCCTGATCGAGCGTCTTTACATCATCGGCAACATCGCGACGGAAAAGCACGCCGAGATTTTCAACGAGCTGGAATGCCAATCCCTTGGCGAGACCCTGGAGGTCTTCCGCACGCGATAAATCATCGAGCGGCTTCAGGACCGTCGAGATATGGTGATTGACGAAACGTTCGATGCGGGCAACCACGTGATCACGTGCGGTGCCCGACAACTGCTCATCAGCAAGCAGGATAACGCGGGGATGCAACATGTGATCGGTGCCGGAAAGTCGCGCCACGGGATCGCCAAGCCAACGCACCAAACCATCGGAACTGATCGCGAGATCGCCATTTCCTGACGCATGGAGCCGCGCAGCACGTGCTTCGAATTCCAGCGCAAGTGCCTTATACGCGGCAGCGAGAACGGCCTTCGCATCAGACCCCTCTGTCCCAGAGATCGGCGTGAACCGGAAACCGGCAAGTTGACCCATGGCATGGCCTTCTACGAAGACATCGCCGTTCACACTGATTTCAGCTTCCAACATCGCATTCTCTCTCAAGCGCTTCATGAGCACAGATGTCCTGCGATCAACAAAGCGTTTCGTCAACCGTTCATGTAGCGCATCGGACAATCGATCTTCGATTTCCCGCGTCTTTTCTTGCCAGTGTGTCGGATCGGCAAGCCAGCCTGGCCGGTTCGACACATAAGTCCATGTTCTGATCTGCGCAATACGCGCTGACAAGGTATCGATTTCACCATCGGTACGATCTGCCCGGCGGACCTGCTCAGCGAGGAAATCCTCGTTCACGGTACCATAACGCACGAGATCGAAAAAAAGGCTCTGAATCAGATCTGCATGTTGTGCAGGCGTTATGCGGCGATAATCAGGAAGCGCACAGGCTTCCCACAGTGTTTCGACTCGATCAGGCCGATCAGCGAGATCGATGATTTCCGGGTAGCGAGCAAGAAACTCCAGAGCCTGCTGGTCGATCGCTGGCAAGGCACGTGTGAGACCCTCAACGCGAGGCGCGGCATCAAGACTGCGCTGGAGCGCTGAAACAGACGAAAAATCGAATTGAGCAGAGCGCCACTGTAAAACCTTGACGTTGTCAAACTCGTGCGACTGCAACCGCTCAACAAGTTCGTCGTCAAATGGGTCAACCCGTCCCGTGACACCGAATGTCCCATCCTTGAGGTGCCGACCTGCGCGTCCGGCAATCTGGCCAAGCTCGCCCGGGTTCAGATTGCGGAACTGGTAACCGTCGAATTTGCGATCCTGAGCAAAAGCGACATGATCGACATCGAGATTCAGTCCCATGCCTATGGCGTCAGTTGCCACAAGATACTCAACGTCACCCTCTTGATAGAGACCGACCTGGGCATTTCGCGTGCGTGGGCTGAGCGCCCCCAGGACGACGGCGGCGCCACCGCGCTGACGTCGGATCAACTCGGCAATGGCGTAAACCTCATCAGCCGAGAAGGCGACAATCGCAGTTCGCTGCGGAAGGCGGGTGATCTTCTTCTGACCGGCATAAAAGAGCTGCGACAGTCGCGGCCTTTCTACGATGGTGATCCCTGGCAACAGTTGCAGCAGGATCGGCTTCATCGTCGCCGAGCCGAGAAGCAGCGTTTCGTCGCGCCCTCGCAGATTGAGAAGTCGATCCGTGAAGATATGACCGCGCTCAAGGTCCCCGGCCAGCTGGATCTCATCGATGGCGACAAAGGAAGCTTTGGTCTCCCTCGGCATCGCTTCGACAGTACAGACCGAAAAGCGGGCATTCGGAGGACTGATCTTTTCCTCCCCCGTCACCAAGGCCACATTCTGCGGCCCCACCCGTTCGGCAACCCGTGTATAGACCTCTCGCGCCAGCAGGCGAAGTGGCAGGCCGATAATGCCTGAGCCATGGGCAACCATCCGCTCGATCGCATAGTGCGTCTTGCCGGTATTCGTCGGTCCCAGCACAGCTGTGACGCTGCGACCGCTCAGGATCATGGGGTGGGTGTTCAATGACCGCTCCGCTATTGAGGATCACCAGCCTGAAGGAGTTGAGCCTCCAGGTCCTCCTGACCCTGCCGCAACACATGGCGATGAACTAAGGCAAAGGCAAGCCGGGAAACCGGATGGCTCAAAAAAAGCAGCCCAAATCCTTGAACAGAATCAGTTTTCCGGTCCCGCGCAGGAGCCTGGAACACTGAGCGAACGAATCGGCGACGAATCGTTGACTCCCGCCGATTCAGGTTTTGTTCACGGCTAGATATCGCCAGCATCAATGATCTGATGCACTATATCCTGAATCACCCAAGTCCAAGCTTTCGGACATGTCTGACGCCGCTACGCCGGAACAATCTGGTAAATCGACACGTTTGCAGCGGCGAAGGACGACAGATGAAACCGAGCCCACCGCCAGCCACCTGGATCAGTCAAGAACCCGGCGAGGAACGCTATGTCCTCCTGCATGGCATGGTGATGGCACCCTGTTTCTGGCAAACCTATGCGCCTCCAATTACGAGGAGAGGCGCGACGGTGGCCTATCCTTTACCTGGCCATGCGCCATGGCTTCTGGAGGGGGCGCAAACGGCAATCACCCGTGAAATGTTGACGGATCAGCTCGCTGCAGCGATCAGGCGAGACTTCGACGGCAAACCGGTTGTCCTGATCGGTCATTCCACAGGCGGGTTTACCGCCCTGCTCCTGGCACTGGCCCATCCGGATCTGGTGAAGTCTATTGTCCTGATTGGGGCATTCGCCTGTGGTCGCTTTGACGGTCAGGAGCGCTTAGCCGCAAGGCTTCTGCGAATACCCCATCTCGGTCCTCTGCTTTTTCGCCAATTCTTCAGGCGCTGGACAGCGACCAGCGAACGTTTTCGCTGGGGCTCGATCGAATGCGTCTTCGACAAGTCATGTCCATGGGAAGATGAGATAGCGATCCGGACAATGGACGCAGTCCGCCACCATTTGCTGCGGGCGAGACCAGATGAGATTGCAGCCTGCATCCAGTTCATGTCCAGCACCTCGCTCCTGCAGGAACTGTCATCAGTCGCCAAACCTGTCTTGAACATCATCGGGGCCAATGACGAAATCGTACCCCCTCCCCATCAGTTGCGACTGTCTCGACTGATCGCCGGAGCGCAGACTGTGATCCTGCGAAATTGCGGACATCTGCCGATGGTTGAGCACCGCGAAATGACCGACACCCTGATCGAAGGCTTTCTGCGCAGCCCACCCGGCTCCAGGGGATTTCGTGACGCGGCAATTGGCGCGACTTTCAGACTGACAGATTTGGAACTGCAAGATGGTCAGGTGCTGCACCAGCCCGGGAAGACGGAACAAAGCCAATCTGATGGCGTTCTGAGAGCACCTCGTCGCGCAATGACGCAAGGTTAGGAGAGGGTCCCCATGAACACGATTATCGTCATCATTCTCATTCTGCTTCTGATCGGCGCCCTGCCGAGTTGGGGGTATAGCCGGGGCTGGGGATATGGACCGTCAGGTGGCTTGGGACTGATACTGCTCATCATCATCATCCTGATGCTGATGGGGCGAATTTAACAGACCGTCGAAAGGTACAAGATGATGAAAAAAACGCTTCTCGTTCTCGCACTGATTTCCCCACTGGCCGCATGCACCGCGACCGAACGCGGCGCCTCCATCGGCGCGGCATCGGGTGCTGCCATCGGCGGTATCGCAACTGGTGATGTTCGTGGCGCAGCAGTCGGCGCAGCAGTCGGCGGCGTTGCTGGTGCCCTTGTCGGCCAGTCGCAGGAGCGCGCAGGATACTGCATCTATCGCGACCGCTACGACCGCACCTACGAAGCGCGCTGCCGCTGAGTTTGGCATTTTCCCAAAAGCCGTCGGACCGCGCGGTTCGGCGGCTTTTCGTTGCTGGCATTAACGTCTAGGCCAAAGCCGGAACGAATCGACGACGAATCGCGCACCGAAGCATCTTCCCGGTTTGTTCACGACTACATATTGTGGAATAACAAATAGTTAACCATAGGGCGTGGTGGATATTAAGAATTTCGTCCCCGATTCCAGAGTTCAATCCTTAACAGGAAGCCCGAGTCTCTCACGCAAGGCACGATACTGTGCCGGATTGGTATCGGACATCGCTTCGTCCCGGTCCGAAGGTAAATCGTGGTACTCGATCGGTTAATGAAACTGATCCGCCGTGAAGTCGAAGCGGCGACCATCAATAGAGTTGTAGAAGTGCGGTCCCTGCGGAAGTGGCGTCTTCAAGATCAGCCCGCCAAACACGTCCTGTACGACGAGGCTGGTGACACCACACTGCCCCCTCGCCGGATTGCCTAATGACCAAAGGCTGGAGGTCTCGCGCGACCAAGCTTTGGTAAGCCGGTCGGCAAATTTCTCGAGATCGACAATCTAATAAGCCATGCTGCTGCCCGAGAACGAACAAGGCCGGCGCAAGGCCGGCCTCTAAGTCAGAGCCTCTTCGTCGGTTAGACGAAGAACTGGCCACCATTGGCGGAGATTGTGGAGCCGGTGATGAAGCCGGCATCGTCGGAGGCAAGGAAGACAACGCAGCGTGCAATCTCTTCCGGCTCGCCTAGACGACCAACCGGGATCTGCG from Peteryoungia desertarenae encodes the following:
- a CDS encoding arylesterase, which gives rise to MNFKAALLHLAVIMVAFSGGYRFAQAETVKLVGLGDSLMAGYQLPQEDALPAQLERELRAKGHDVTITNAGVSGDTTAGGLSRVDWSVPDDTDGVILELGANDALRGIPPAQTERNLDAILQRLTERKVQVLLVGMLAPPNMGDQYAEEFNAIYPRLAEKYGIPLYPFILDGVVTQANLLLEDGMHPNTEGLAVMADRMLPKVEELLARIEQAQK
- a CDS encoding ABC transporter ATP-binding protein, which encodes MRKTIIELKNADLTLGNAAASVHVLKNIDLSISAGEAVGIVGPSGSGKSTLLMVLAGLEQLDSGEINVNDTPLHKLSEDALADFRGKNIGIVFQSFHLIANMTALENVAVPLELANTTGAFDIARRELEAVGLGERLNHYPGQLSGGEQQRVAIARALAPSPAVLIADEPTGNLDTDTGRQIADLLFNKQAERGMTLVLVTHDPSLAARCSRQIRVASGRIAGDSVPLKKVQETLSA
- a CDS encoding ABC transporter permease, which encodes MNGSLQKIKVAFRIALRELRGGLKGFYIFLACIALGTAAIAAVNSVSMAITEAISSEGRTLLAGDIRFELDNREADADELRFLESMGTVSVSTGLRSMARLPDGSDQSLVEVKAVDQEYPLYGTFVADPDLPLSDLLAERDGVWGAVAAPLLLERMGMQVGDEILLGNARFRITASIVTEPDSISDGFGFAPRFLTSRAGLQSSGLIATGSLVEHAYKIRLDDQAMTTEQIRKQAQDQFPSAGWSIRGSDRAAPALTENIERFSQFLTLVGLTALVVGGVGVANAVRAFLDSKRTVIATLKCVGAPAAVVVMVYLIQITLVAAIGIGFGLILGAIAPIAAASYLSGILPISAEPTLYPRALLLAAMFGVLVTLAFAILPLGHARKVPATALFREQGFDTTGLPSWPYVLATGIALALLAALAIFTSEQQRIATIFLAAMAGGFILLRAVAYVIAMAARRSPVVHSAALRLAIGNIHRPGALTPAVTLSLGLGLTLLVALALIDGNLRRELTGNLPERAPNFFFVDIQGSEIDAFRTLVEGQAPEGKLIEVPMLRGRILELNGVDVAKVDVPPEGRWVLRGDRGLTYAQNVPENSAVTEGSWWAPDYTGEPLVSFSAQEASELGLKIGDTITVNVLGRNITARIANFRSVEWESLSMNFVMVFSPNTFAGAPHAWLATLIDGDATAAEEAAILRSVTQTFPTITTVRVKDALEVVDRVVGQLATAIRAAAAIALIASVLVLSGALAAGNRARTHDAVVLKTLGATRSMLIRAFTYEYLLLGAATAVFALIAGGGIAWFVLSQIMNLPSNFLPDVAAMTLALALVVTIGVGLAGTWRILGQKAAPILREL
- a CDS encoding Bax inhibitor-1/YccA family protein; protein product: MSELRNYQSRAGQSQSAQMIDEGLRAYMLKVYNLMALGLAITGIAAFATFQMAVSSPAFAQAIYGSPLRWVVILAPLAMVFFLSFRIHKMSVAAAQTTFWVYAALMGLSLSSIFLIYTGASIVQTFFVTAASFGALSLYGYTTKRDLSAMGSFLMMGLFGLIIASLVNLFMASSALDFAISVIGVLIFAGLTAYDTQAIKESYHESASSEIAGRNAIMGALKLYLDFINLFLFLLRFLGNRN
- a CDS encoding CarD family transcriptional regulator → MTTQQKKSPTRHGFKTGESIVYPAHGVGTISAIEEQEVAGMKLELFVIDFEKDKMRLKVPVAKAVSIGMRKLSETDFVDRALKVVQGKARVKRTMWSRRAQEYDAKINSGDLISIAEVVRDLYRAENQPEQSYSERQLYEAALDRMAREIAAVNKMSETEAVRLVEVNLAKGPKRGKTLDEDDAQEEEAA
- the fdxA gene encoding ferredoxin FdxA → MTYIVTDNCIRCKYTDCVEVCPVDCFYEGENFLVIHPDECIDCGVCEPECPAEAIKPDTEPGLDKWLKINTEFAKIWPNITVKKEPMPEAKEMDGVEGKYELYFSEKPGSGD
- a CDS encoding RNA-binding S4 domain-containing protein; this translates as MSQEAAQSGSRQRIDKWLFFARVTKSRSLAQERVAAGHVKVNGQTVRQPSHLLKAGDKIEVALERRDLVLVVVAPGERRGPYEEARRLYEDLTPAPSEQEKLSALDQAVRAPGAGRPTKRERRALDEFRSRNDWLED